In Buchnera aphidicola (Lipaphis pseudobrassicae), a genomic segment contains:
- the ilvN gene encoding acetolactate synthase small subunit, with protein sequence MRRILSILIENESGALSRVIGLFSQRGYNIETITVAPTPDPSLSQMTIQTIGDEKNIEQIEKQLHKLIDVLRVIQIGQSSHIEREIMLLKVRTNNSKKDDIKHTTEVFRGQIVDITSTTYILQLSGTTKKLDSFLKIIRNISEIIEVTRSGIIGISRG encoded by the coding sequence ATGCGAAGAATTTTATCTATTTTAATAGAAAATGAATCAGGTGCACTATCACGAGTTATTGGACTATTTTCGCAAAGAGGATATAATATAGAAACTATAACGGTAGCACCAACTCCAGATCCTTCTTTATCACAAATGACTATACAAACAATTGGAGATGAAAAAAATATAGAGCAAATTGAAAAACAACTTCATAAATTAATAGACGTATTAAGAGTAATACAAATTGGACAATCCTCTCATATAGAACGTGAAATTATGTTGTTAAAAGTACGAACAAATAATTCTAAAAAAGATGATATCAAACATACCACTGAAGTATTCAGAGGACAAATTGTAGATATCACATCTACAACATATATACTTCAATTGTCAGGTACCACAAAAAAATTAGATTCTTTTTTGAAAATTATACGAAATATATCAGAAATTATTGAAGTAACTCGTTCTGGTATTATTGGTATTTCACGTGGATAA